From one Streptomyces sp. SCSIO 30461 genomic stretch:
- a CDS encoding ABC transporter permease, which translates to MPALSPATPPARRIRPMIAVMVLVPVLVSLALWAFAWPAARMAPNELPIGVAGPAAATAQLEQNLAQHEEAFEIRHYDDEAAAREAIEDRDVYGAMVVTTDGPKVLTASAASPVVAALLKESAAMAAPEGTRPVIEDVVPASPDDPRGSALASSILPLALAGIAAGASVTLLGLRGWRAATALSGTAALSGLVATAIAHSWLGALTGAWWTEAGVLTLTVLAVGGGIAGLAAVLGREGIGLGALLIMLIGNPFSGVGTAPELLPEPAGLIGQWLPPGAGGSLLRSVTFFDGAGAASPAIVLTLWALLGLTAVLIGGRRRVQSPARQPVPDAAPTA; encoded by the coding sequence ATGCCCGCCCTGTCCCCCGCGACACCGCCCGCTCGCCGCATACGCCCCATGATCGCGGTGATGGTGCTCGTCCCCGTCCTCGTCTCCCTGGCGCTGTGGGCCTTCGCCTGGCCCGCCGCCCGGATGGCGCCGAACGAGCTGCCGATCGGCGTCGCGGGCCCGGCAGCCGCCACGGCCCAGCTGGAGCAGAACCTCGCTCAGCACGAGGAAGCCTTCGAGATCCGTCACTACGACGACGAGGCCGCCGCCCGTGAGGCGATCGAGGACCGCGATGTATACGGCGCGATGGTGGTGACCACCGATGGCCCGAAGGTGCTGACGGCCTCGGCCGCGAGCCCTGTCGTGGCGGCACTGCTCAAGGAGTCCGCCGCCATGGCGGCTCCCGAGGGCACCCGACCCGTGATCGAGGACGTCGTCCCCGCGTCCCCCGACGACCCCCGGGGCAGCGCCCTCGCGTCGAGCATCCTGCCCCTCGCACTGGCCGGTATCGCGGCCGGAGCCTCGGTGACCCTGCTCGGCCTGCGGGGATGGCGTGCGGCGACCGCGCTGAGCGGCACGGCCGCATTGTCCGGACTCGTCGCGACCGCCATCGCCCACAGCTGGCTCGGCGCACTCACCGGTGCCTGGTGGACCGAGGCCGGGGTACTGACGCTCACCGTGCTCGCCGTGGGCGGGGGCATCGCCGGGCTCGCCGCGGTGCTGGGACGCGAGGGGATCGGCCTCGGCGCCCTGCTGATCATGCTGATCGGCAACCCGTTCTCGGGCGTGGGCACCGCGCCGGAGCTGCTGCCCGAGCCGGCCGGCCTGATAGGCCAGTGGCTGCCTCCGGGCGCGGGTGGTTCGCTGCTGCGGTCGGTGACCTTCTTCGACGGCGCCGGAGCCGCCTCACCCGCGATCGTCCTGACCCTTTGGGCCCTACTGGGACTGACCGCGGTCCTGATCGGCGGACGCCGCCGGGTGCAGAGCCCCGCGCGGCAGCCGGTCCCGGACGCTGCGCCGACGGCCTGA
- a CDS encoding type II toxin-antitoxin system Phd/YefM family antitoxin, translating into MAYEIPVTQARAELADLINRVVYGGERVVVTRHGKPLVALVSAADLERLKALEDAEQPVGGSAIASVSTLRPPAPSATGERGRFGIAAEHRDPGADS; encoded by the coding sequence ATGGCCTACGAGATTCCGGTGACGCAAGCGCGGGCAGAGCTCGCCGATTTGATCAACCGCGTCGTGTACGGAGGCGAGCGGGTGGTCGTCACCCGGCATGGAAAGCCGCTCGTCGCCCTGGTCTCCGCCGCTGACCTGGAACGACTCAAGGCGCTTGAGGACGCGGAGCAGCCCGTGGGCGGGTCGGCGATCGCCTCGGTCTCGACGCTTCGCCCGCCCGCCCCGTCCGCTACCGGCGAACGGGGCAGGTTCGGTATCGCGGCGGAGCACCGCGACCCGGGTGCCGATTCCTGA
- a CDS encoding ATP-dependent Clp protease proteolytic subunit: MQRSQARYVLPEFHERTTSGIRTLDPYSKLLGERIVFLGTPIDETAASDVVAQLLYLEYAAPEQDIQLYINSPGGPISAMTSIYDTMQVVGCDVVTTCIGQASSTAAVLLAAGTPGKRMALPGARVVVQQPALPEPMRGQPSDLDIQARELLRMHDQIAAMLVRHTGQSDESVRETLDRVTVFDAASAQDFGLIDHVIKNRKASAASSGTR; the protein is encoded by the coding sequence ATGCAGCGTTCACAGGCCCGCTATGTGCTTCCGGAGTTCCACGAGCGGACCACGTCCGGAATCCGCACCCTGGACCCGTACTCGAAACTGCTGGGCGAGCGCATCGTCTTCCTCGGCACGCCGATCGACGAGACCGCGGCCAGCGACGTGGTCGCCCAACTGCTCTACCTCGAATACGCCGCCCCCGAGCAGGACATCCAGCTCTACATCAACTCGCCCGGCGGCCCCATCAGTGCGATGACCTCCATCTACGACACGATGCAGGTGGTGGGCTGCGACGTGGTCACCACCTGCATCGGGCAGGCTTCTTCCACGGCCGCCGTACTCCTCGCCGCGGGCACCCCCGGCAAGCGCATGGCGCTGCCGGGAGCCCGGGTCGTGGTCCAGCAGCCCGCGCTGCCCGAGCCGATGCGGGGGCAGCCGTCCGATCTGGACATCCAGGCCCGGGAATTGCTGCGGATGCACGATCAGATCGCCGCCATGCTCGTACGCCACACCGGGCAGAGCGACGAAAGCGTCCGCGAGACGCTCGACCGCGTCACGGTCTTCGACGCGGCTTCCGCGCAGGACTTCGGCCTGATCGACCATGTCATCAAGAACCGCAAGGCATCGGCGGCTTCGTCCGGGACACGGTGA
- a CDS encoding C40 family peptidase — protein MTAHAYSPSLFARTGTVSAVTLAAVGGSLLVPGGAPEAHAAAAHAAKALKVAASKKGAPYGYGATGPSSFDCSGLVLYSYRKAGRSLPRTAQAQYNRTRHIAASSRQKGDLVFFHHGGQVYHVGIYAGAGKIWHSPKTGSVVKLTKIWSKGVRYGRVG, from the coding sequence ATGACTGCGCATGCATACAGTCCGTCCCTGTTCGCGCGGACGGGTACCGTCTCCGCTGTCACGCTCGCCGCTGTCGGCGGCTCGCTGCTCGTACCGGGCGGCGCCCCGGAAGCCCATGCGGCCGCCGCGCACGCGGCCAAGGCCCTGAAGGTGGCCGCTTCCAAGAAGGGCGCACCCTACGGGTACGGCGCCACCGGCCCCAGCAGCTTCGACTGCTCGGGCCTTGTTCTTTACTCGTACCGGAAGGCCGGCAGGAGCCTCCCTCGCACCGCACAGGCGCAGTACAACCGGACGCGCCACATCGCGGCGTCAAGCCGTCAGAAGGGTGATCTGGTGTTCTTCCATCACGGCGGGCAGGTCTACCACGTCGGGATCTACGCGGGCGCAGGGAAGATCTGGCACTCCCCCAAGACCGGCTCCGTGGTCAAGCTGACCAAGATCTGGTCGAAGGGTGTGCGGTACGGGCGCGTGGGCTGA
- a CDS encoding DUF6328 family protein yields the protein MDDEEARIARDETETERADRNFAELLQELRVIQTGVQILFAFLLTLAFTARFPSLDSFQRGTYVTTLMLAVVAAALFTAPAAVHRGLFRRGAKKEIVSVSSRLAGMGLAVLTLALTSAVLLVVDVVHGTPEGVTAAAATLFVCVMLWGVLPLGMARKFDRRGQQSDLGDPMPDSEHRGTDHGDRGTDHGRR from the coding sequence ATGGACGATGAGGAAGCCCGCATCGCGCGGGACGAGACCGAGACCGAGCGGGCGGACCGCAATTTCGCCGAGCTCCTGCAAGAGCTGAGGGTCATCCAGACCGGCGTGCAGATCCTTTTCGCCTTTCTGCTGACTCTGGCTTTCACGGCCCGGTTCCCCTCACTCGACTCGTTCCAGCGCGGCACCTATGTGACGACGCTGATGCTGGCCGTGGTGGCCGCGGCGCTGTTCACCGCCCCCGCCGCGGTCCACCGCGGGCTGTTCCGCAGGGGTGCCAAAAAGGAGATCGTCTCGGTCTCCTCGCGGCTGGCCGGAATGGGGCTCGCCGTGCTCACCCTGGCGTTGACCTCGGCGGTGCTCCTGGTGGTCGACGTGGTGCACGGTACGCCCGAGGGGGTCACCGCTGCCGCCGCGACCCTGTTCGTCTGCGTCATGCTGTGGGGGGTTCTACCACTCGGCATGGCGCGGAAGTTCGACCGTCGAGGGCAGCAGTCGGACCTCGGCGACCCGATGCCTGACTCCGAGCACCGTGGCACGGACCACGGCGACCGTGGCACGGACCACGGTCGCCGGTGA
- a CDS encoding 8-amino-7-oxononanoate synthase: MLKDPFDWTDEAARLRADAGLVRTLRPRPVDDALLDLASNDYLGLTRRPEVTAAAGEAADRWGAGATGSRLVTGTTALHAELEAELARFCGFEAALVFSSGYAANLAALTALSTHGSLIVSDAANHASIVDGCRLARAETAVVPHADPEAVRKTLDAHPGRRSLVVTDSVFSVDGDAAPLTALAAACRAHGAALVVDDAHGLGVLGDGGRGALHAAGLAGAVDVLATMTLSKSLGSQGGAVLGPARVIAHLVNAARTFIFDTGLAPAAAGAALASLRLIEREPELADRARAVAATLHERLTDAGLTAARPDAAVVSVRAPSAESAVRWAADCRAAGLAVGCFRPPSVPDGISRLRLTARADLTERQLDEAIAVILGAAPGR; this comes from the coding sequence ATGCTCAAGGATCCGTTCGATTGGACCGACGAGGCTGCGCGGCTGCGCGCGGACGCCGGTCTCGTCCGTACCCTGCGCCCGCGCCCGGTCGACGATGCCCTGCTCGACCTTGCGAGCAACGACTATCTCGGGCTCACCCGCAGGCCGGAAGTCACTGCTGCGGCAGGCGAAGCCGCCGACCGTTGGGGCGCGGGAGCCACCGGATCGCGGCTGGTCACCGGAACCACGGCGCTGCACGCCGAACTCGAAGCGGAGCTGGCCCGTTTCTGCGGGTTCGAGGCCGCGCTGGTGTTCTCCTCCGGCTACGCGGCCAACCTCGCCGCGCTCACCGCGCTCAGCACACACGGGTCCCTCATCGTCTCGGACGCGGCGAACCACGCCTCCATCGTCGACGGCTGCCGACTCGCCCGGGCCGAGACGGCCGTCGTCCCGCACGCCGACCCGGAGGCGGTGCGCAAGACCCTCGACGCGCACCCCGGGCGGCGCTCGCTCGTCGTCACGGACTCGGTCTTCTCGGTGGACGGAGACGCGGCGCCGCTCACCGCGCTCGCCGCGGCCTGCCGCGCGCACGGCGCCGCGCTGGTCGTCGATGACGCGCACGGCCTCGGGGTACTCGGCGACGGCGGCCGGGGCGCGCTGCACGCGGCGGGGCTCGCGGGCGCGGTCGACGTGCTCGCCACCATGACCCTCTCCAAGTCATTGGGCAGCCAGGGTGGAGCCGTGCTCGGCCCGGCACGGGTCATCGCCCACCTGGTCAACGCCGCGCGGACGTTCATCTTCGACACCGGCCTCGCACCCGCGGCGGCGGGCGCCGCGCTGGCGAGTCTGCGTCTGATCGAGCGCGAGCCGGAGCTGGCGGACCGGGCCCGCGCCGTGGCGGCGACGCTCCATGAACGCCTCACCGACGCAGGGCTCACGGCCGCCCGCCCCGACGCCGCGGTCGTCTCCGTAAGGGCGCCGTCAGCGGAGTCTGCCGTGCGTTGGGCGGCCGACTGCCGCGCCGCGGGTCTCGCCGTCGGTTGCTTCCGGCCGCCGTCCGTGCCGGACGGTATCTCGCGGCTCAGGCTGACCGCGCGCGCCGACCTCACGGAGCGGCAGTTGGACGAGGCGATCGCCGTCATCCTGGGCGCCGCGCCGGGCCGCTGA
- the bioB gene encoding biotin synthase BioB, whose amino-acid sequence MDLLNTLVDKGLRRELPTREEALAVLATSDDDLLDVVAAAGKVRRQWFGRRVKLNYLVNLKSGLCPEDCSYCSQRLGSKADILKYTWLKPDEASRAAAAGVAGGAKRVCLVASGRGPTDRDVDRVSKTIETIKAENEGVEVCACLGLLSDGQAERLREAGADAYNHNLNTSEGTYGDITTTHTYADRVDTVQKAHAAGLSACSGLIAGMGESDEDLVDVVFALRELDPDSVPVNFLIPFEGTPLAREWNLTPQRALRILAMVRFVCPDVEVRLAGGREVQLRSLQPLALHLANSIFLGDYLTSEGQAGQADLDMIADAGFEVEGADTTTLPEHRADAMAAAAAGGCGSSHGGGGGACGSAHGDGGCGSSHGDSDGGCGPCGGASTPAAAAPDTAGARPDLVSVRRRGAGTDLAPNA is encoded by the coding sequence ATGGACCTCCTGAACACGCTGGTGGACAAGGGCCTGCGGCGTGAGCTGCCGACCCGTGAAGAAGCCCTCGCCGTACTGGCGACTTCCGACGACGATCTGCTCGATGTGGTGGCCGCGGCCGGCAAGGTGCGCCGCCAGTGGTTCGGACGGCGGGTGAAGCTGAACTATCTGGTGAACCTGAAGTCCGGTCTGTGCCCCGAGGACTGCTCGTACTGCTCGCAGCGCCTCGGTTCCAAGGCCGACATCCTCAAGTACACCTGGCTCAAGCCCGATGAGGCATCGAGGGCCGCAGCGGCGGGCGTCGCGGGTGGCGCGAAGCGGGTGTGCCTGGTGGCGAGCGGCCGGGGACCGACGGACCGCGACGTCGACCGGGTCTCGAAGACGATCGAGACCATCAAGGCGGAGAACGAGGGCGTCGAGGTCTGCGCCTGCCTGGGGCTGCTCTCCGACGGACAGGCGGAGCGACTGCGGGAGGCGGGCGCGGACGCCTACAACCACAACCTCAACACCTCCGAGGGCACCTACGGGGACATCACCACCACGCACACGTACGCCGACCGCGTGGACACCGTCCAGAAGGCGCATGCCGCGGGCCTTTCGGCCTGTTCGGGTCTTATCGCCGGTATGGGTGAGAGCGACGAGGACCTGGTCGACGTGGTGTTCGCGCTGCGCGAGCTGGACCCGGACTCGGTGCCCGTCAACTTCCTGATCCCGTTCGAGGGCACGCCGCTGGCCAGGGAGTGGAACCTCACGCCCCAGCGGGCGCTGCGGATCCTCGCCATGGTGCGTTTCGTCTGCCCGGATGTGGAGGTACGGCTCGCCGGTGGCCGGGAGGTGCAGCTGCGTTCGCTCCAGCCGCTGGCGCTGCACCTCGCCAACTCGATTTTCCTGGGCGACTATCTGACCAGCGAGGGACAGGCCGGCCAGGCGGACCTCGACATGATCGCGGACGCGGGCTTCGAGGTGGAGGGCGCGGACACGACCACGCTGCCCGAGCACCGGGCTGACGCGATGGCCGCGGCTGCCGCCGGCGGCTGTGGCTCGTCGCACGGCGGCGGTGGCGGCGCCTGCGGCTCCGCCCACGGTGACGGCGGCTGCGGCTCGTCACACGGTGACAGCGACGGTGGCTGCGGACCTTGCGGCGGCGCGTCCACACCGGCGGCGGCTGCTCCCGACACCGCCGGGGCGCGCCCGGACCTGGTCTCGGTGCGGCGCCGTGGTGCCGGTACGGACCTCGCGCCGAATGCGTAG
- a CDS encoding adenosylmethionine--8-amino-7-oxononanoate transaminase, with product MRSDEVRSLVELDRAHVWHPYGPMPGRTDPLVVESASGVRLRLAGPAEGRRELVDGMSSWWSAIHGYQHPVLDEAVRDQLARMSHVMFGGLTHEPAVRLATRLVEITPEPLRHVFLCDSGSVAVEVGVKMCLQYWRSVGRPEKHRMLTWRGGYHGDTWQPMAVCDPDGGMHQLWSGVLPRQIFADAPPSGFEEVYADRLRELIARHAHELAAVIVEPVVQGAGGMRFHSPEYLRVLREACDANDVLLVFDEIATGFGRTGALFAAEHAAVSPDVMCLGKALTGGYLSMAATLCTPRVADGISQGEIPVLAHGPTFMGNPLASAVACASIDLLLGQDWAREVKRIEAGLHAGLAEAGTLPGVRDVRVLGAIGVVQLDHPVDMEAATRAAVREGVWIRPFRDLLYTMPPFVTSDEDLALIGRAVRAAATAG from the coding sequence ATGCGTAGCGACGAGGTAAGAAGCCTGGTCGAGCTCGACCGGGCGCATGTCTGGCATCCGTACGGCCCGATGCCGGGCCGTACGGATCCGCTCGTCGTCGAGTCGGCGTCCGGGGTACGGCTGCGGCTCGCCGGACCGGCCGAGGGCAGGCGGGAGCTGGTCGACGGCATGTCGTCCTGGTGGTCGGCCATCCACGGCTACCAGCACCCCGTCCTCGACGAGGCGGTGCGCGACCAGCTCGCACGGATGAGCCATGTGATGTTCGGCGGGCTCACCCATGAGCCCGCCGTCCGGCTCGCCACCCGGCTGGTCGAGATCACCCCGGAACCGCTGCGGCATGTCTTCCTGTGCGACTCCGGTTCGGTCGCGGTCGAGGTCGGGGTGAAGATGTGCCTGCAGTACTGGCGTTCGGTGGGACGGCCCGAGAAGCATCGGATGCTGACCTGGCGCGGCGGGTACCACGGAGACACCTGGCAACCGATGGCGGTGTGCGACCCGGACGGCGGAATGCACCAGCTGTGGTCGGGGGTGTTGCCGCGTCAGATCTTCGCGGACGCCCCGCCGTCAGGCTTCGAAGAGGTGTACGCGGACCGGCTGCGTGAGCTCATCGCCCGCCACGCCCATGAGTTGGCGGCGGTGATCGTGGAGCCCGTGGTCCAGGGCGCGGGCGGGATGCGCTTCCACTCCCCCGAGTATCTGCGGGTGCTGCGGGAGGCCTGCGACGCCAACGACGTGCTGCTCGTGTTCGACGAGATCGCCACGGGCTTCGGGCGTACGGGCGCGCTCTTCGCGGCGGAGCACGCTGCGGTGTCCCCCGATGTCATGTGCCTGGGCAAGGCGCTCACCGGAGGGTACCTCTCGATGGCGGCGACACTGTGCACCCCACGAGTGGCCGACGGCATCTCACAGGGCGAGATCCCTGTGCTGGCTCACGGTCCGACGTTCATGGGCAACCCGCTCGCGTCGGCCGTTGCCTGCGCGTCGATCGACCTGCTGCTCGGCCAGGACTGGGCCCGCGAGGTCAAGCGGATCGAGGCGGGACTTCACGCGGGGCTCGCCGAGGCCGGCACGCTCCCCGGAGTCCGGGACGTCCGGGTGCTCGGGGCCATCGGGGTCGTTCAGCTCGACCATCCGGTGGACATGGAGGCCGCGACCCGGGCGGCGGTCCGCGAGGGCGTCTGGATCCGCCCCTTCCGCGATCTGCTGTACACGATGCCGCCGTTCGTCACGAGCGACGAGGATCTGGCCCTGATCGGCCGGGCGGTGCGCGCGGCGGCGACCGCGGGCTGA
- the bioD gene encoding dethiobiotin synthase: protein MGVIVVSGTGTEIGKTVVTAALAALAAAKGLKVAVLKPAQTGLEPGEPGDAHEAARLAGPGVTAVELSRFPEPLAPNTAARRAGLATVGPQEVAEAADKLATEHDLVLVEGAGGLLVRLDDTGGTLADAAGLLKAPVLVVTTAGLGTLNATQLTAEALRARSLEPLGVVIGSWPAEPGLAARCNLVDLPATSGAALIGAVPDGAGGLAPDAFRRGAPSWLAPVLGGMWDADDFTAAQ from the coding sequence ATGGGTGTCATCGTCGTCAGCGGAACCGGGACCGAGATCGGCAAGACCGTGGTCACCGCGGCCTTGGCCGCCTTGGCCGCGGCCAAGGGCCTGAAGGTCGCCGTACTCAAGCCCGCGCAGACCGGGCTGGAACCCGGCGAGCCCGGGGACGCCCATGAGGCGGCGCGGCTCGCGGGCCCCGGAGTGACGGCGGTCGAGCTCTCACGGTTCCCGGAGCCGTTGGCCCCGAACACCGCAGCGCGCCGTGCGGGCCTCGCGACCGTCGGGCCGCAGGAGGTCGCGGAGGCCGCCGACAAGCTCGCCACCGAGCACGACCTCGTACTGGTCGAGGGCGCAGGCGGTCTACTCGTACGCCTTGACGACACGGGCGGGACGCTCGCCGACGCCGCCGGCCTGCTGAAGGCGCCGGTGCTGGTCGTCACGACCGCCGGACTCGGCACGCTGAACGCGACTCAGCTCACCGCCGAGGCGCTGCGCGCGCGCTCGTTGGAGCCGCTGGGAGTCGTGATCGGCAGTTGGCCGGCCGAACCGGGCCTCGCCGCGCGATGCAACCTCGTCGACCTCCCTGCGACCTCGGGCGCCGCGCTGATCGGCGCGGTGCCCGATGGCGCGGGCGGGTTGGCGCCCGACGCGTTCCGGCGCGGCGCACCGTCCTGGCTCGCCCCCGTACTCGGTGGGATGTGGGACGCGGACGACTTCACGGCGGCGCAGTAG
- a CDS encoding VOC family protein: MRARVNEVVFDCAEPAALVRFWAGLLGGDPVERDPDWAYVEPPGFARVAFQRVPEGKQVKNRLHLDLEAGDITAASAAAVRLGASLVGGVVSDEQGAFQVMRDPEGNEFCFCACEIG; encoded by the coding sequence GTGCGCGCGAGGGTCAACGAGGTCGTCTTCGACTGCGCCGAGCCCGCGGCCCTGGTCCGGTTCTGGGCGGGGCTGCTCGGCGGCGATCCGGTGGAGCGGGATCCGGACTGGGCCTATGTCGAGCCTCCAGGGTTCGCACGCGTGGCGTTCCAGCGTGTGCCGGAGGGCAAGCAGGTCAAGAACCGGCTGCATCTGGACCTGGAAGCGGGCGACATCACGGCCGCGTCCGCCGCTGCCGTGCGGCTCGGTGCCTCGCTTGTCGGCGGCGTCGTCAGCGATGAGCAGGGCGCTTTCCAGGTGATGCGCGACCCGGAAGGCAACGAATTCTGCTTTTGCGCGTGCGAGATCGGCTGA
- a CDS encoding class I SAM-dependent methyltransferase — translation MTSRAPKVPRDTVHHPLFARFYARMSVAADTRAGVAQYRDELLSGLSGRIIEIGAGNGLNFAHYPAAVSEVVAIEPERVLRRLAMTAARNADVPVDVVPGAAEALPVKSEAFDGAVVSLVLCSVRDAARALSEVRRVLRPGGELRFLEHGRAPGRFTAATQRAVDRTVWPLLFGGCHTAREPVAAMKQAGFEIGAYRSLYIPEKGPRLPSSFTVLGVARRPFAPDGPAGAGDADGAG, via the coding sequence ATGACGTCGCGCGCGCCGAAAGTGCCCAGGGATACCGTCCACCACCCGCTGTTCGCCCGTTTCTACGCCAGGATGAGCGTCGCGGCCGACACCAGAGCCGGGGTCGCGCAATACCGCGACGAGCTGCTGTCGGGCCTGTCCGGCAGGATCATCGAGATCGGCGCCGGCAATGGGCTGAACTTCGCGCACTACCCGGCCGCGGTTTCCGAGGTGGTGGCGATCGAACCGGAACGTGTGCTGCGGCGGTTGGCGATGACCGCTGCGCGAAACGCCGATGTGCCGGTCGATGTGGTGCCTGGCGCGGCCGAGGCTCTGCCGGTGAAGAGCGAGGCGTTCGACGGGGCCGTGGTGTCCCTGGTGCTGTGCTCGGTACGGGATGCCGCCCGGGCGCTCAGCGAGGTCCGGCGGGTGCTGCGGCCGGGCGGTGAGCTGCGCTTCCTCGAACACGGCCGAGCTCCCGGGCGGTTCACGGCAGCCACGCAGCGGGCAGTCGACCGCACGGTGTGGCCTTTGCTGTTCGGCGGCTGTCACACTGCCCGGGAGCCGGTTGCCGCCATGAAGCAGGCCGGTTTCGAGATCGGCGCCTACCGGTCGCTGTACATCCCCGAGAAGGGGCCGAGGCTCCCCTCCTCGTTCACCGTGCTCGGCGTGGCGCGCCGTCCGTTCGCACCCGACGGCCCGGCCGGGGCGGGTGATGCGGACGGGGCGGGGTGA
- a CDS encoding hemolysin family protein — translation MTEVLLLLVAVLLCLACGAFVAAEFSLTTVERPDLERAVERGERGAASALKAVRGLTFQLSGAQLGITVTNLVVGMLSEPSIAKLITGPLEAIGVSASIASSLALVIGTALSTIVLMVVGELVPKNWAISSPLAVAKVVATPQRAFSAAFRPLIGHLNNMANRMVRRFGFEPTEELASARTPEELVALARHSAKEGALEPDTAELFVRTLNLAGLTAENVMTPRVQVTALESRATAEDVANATRATGLSRFPVYRENLDTVIGIAHIKDVLAVPAAQRTRHPVVELLRDPVLVPETLTVDRLLDRLSTKRTMAVVIDEYGGTAGVVTLEDIVEEVVGEVRDEHDPHETPDLARAGEDADGRALWSADGAARTDQLQAIGLRVPDGPYETLAGLIASTLGRIPAVGDTTELAGWRLDVVDASGRRAARVLLHAPLPSASADPSADDDAGGRCAR, via the coding sequence ATGACCGAAGTGCTCCTGCTCCTCGTGGCGGTGCTGCTCTGCCTCGCCTGTGGAGCGTTCGTCGCGGCGGAGTTCTCACTCACGACGGTCGAGCGCCCCGACCTGGAGCGCGCCGTGGAACGGGGCGAGCGCGGCGCGGCCAGTGCCCTGAAGGCGGTACGCGGACTCACCTTCCAGCTCTCCGGGGCCCAGCTCGGTATCACGGTGACCAATCTGGTCGTGGGCATGCTCTCGGAGCCCTCCATCGCCAAGCTGATCACGGGTCCGCTGGAGGCGATCGGCGTCTCCGCTTCCATCGCCTCGTCCCTGGCCCTGGTCATCGGTACGGCACTGTCCACGATCGTGCTGATGGTCGTCGGCGAGCTGGTCCCCAAGAACTGGGCGATCTCGTCACCGCTCGCGGTCGCCAAGGTCGTCGCCACGCCGCAGCGGGCGTTCTCCGCCGCGTTCCGCCCGCTGATCGGCCATCTGAACAACATGGCGAACCGCATGGTGCGCCGTTTCGGGTTCGAGCCGACGGAGGAGCTCGCCTCGGCGCGCACCCCCGAGGAGCTGGTCGCCCTGGCCCGACACTCCGCCAAGGAGGGCGCGCTGGAGCCGGACACCGCCGAGCTCTTCGTCCGCACACTCAACCTCGCGGGTCTCACGGCGGAGAACGTGATGACCCCGCGCGTCCAGGTCACCGCCCTGGAGTCGCGGGCGACCGCGGAGGACGTCGCCAATGCCACCCGGGCGACCGGACTGTCGCGTTTCCCCGTGTACCGGGAAAACCTGGACACGGTCATCGGGATCGCCCACATCAAGGACGTGCTCGCCGTTCCGGCGGCGCAGCGGACCCGGCATCCGGTGGTGGAGTTGCTGCGGGATCCGGTGCTGGTGCCCGAGACGCTGACCGTGGACCGGCTGCTGGACCGGCTGTCCACCAAGCGGACGATGGCCGTGGTGATCGACGAGTACGGAGGGACCGCCGGGGTGGTCACCCTGGAGGACATCGTGGAAGAGGTCGTCGGCGAGGTGCGCGACGAGCATGATCCGCACGAGACCCCGGACCTGGCCCGGGCGGGCGAGGACGCGGACGGGCGGGCTCTGTGGTCCGCCGACGGCGCCGCCCGCACCGACCAGCTCCAGGCGATCGGGCTGCGGGTGCCCGACGGCCCGTACGAGACGCTGGCAGGTCTGATCGCCAGCACGCTCGGCCGGATACCCGCCGTCGGCGACACCACCGAGCTCGCGGGCTGGCGGCTCGATGTCGTGGACGCCTCCGGACGGCGGGCGGCGCGGGTGCTGCTGCACGCGCCGCTGCCCTCGGCGAGCGCCGACCCGTCGGCGGACGACGACGCGGGCGGGAGGTGCGCGCGATGA